Proteins encoded within one genomic window of Acinetobacter sp. WCHA55:
- a CDS encoding phosphatidate cytidylyltransferase yields MLERILTALVLVAVVLSCMFATQSHYPMFVLMIIAAGVAGYEWFKLMPRTTKNVNKPLAWGFGLLSAGLATLALYFNDIALLLWAASILCWLLSLYWVKSYPNYDAWYNSTLKVVGIVLISSAVTAIFALWKMSPWWLMYLFLLVWGADSGAYFVGRKLGKRKLAPEVSPNKSLEGLYGGVITAMIIVVAVEIRYLDLTYAQHLLFLILSVVTVFSSVLGDLFESMIKRRAGIKDSGRILPGHGGVLDRIDSLLAAAPIFAAGVYVLKLIGVDL; encoded by the coding sequence ATGTTAGAGCGGATTTTAACCGCATTGGTTTTGGTGGCCGTTGTACTGAGTTGTATGTTTGCAACCCAGTCACACTATCCAATGTTTGTGCTGATGATTATTGCGGCAGGGGTTGCAGGCTATGAGTGGTTTAAACTCATGCCCCGTACAACAAAAAATGTTAATAAACCTCTAGCATGGGGTTTTGGTTTATTAAGTGCTGGCCTTGCTACACTTGCTTTATACTTTAACGATATTGCACTTCTACTTTGGGCGGCCTCTATTTTATGTTGGTTGCTGAGTCTGTATTGGGTTAAATCCTATCCGAATTATGATGCTTGGTACAATTCAACCCTTAAAGTGGTTGGAATTGTTCTGATATCTTCAGCTGTAACCGCTATTTTTGCACTTTGGAAGATGTCACCATGGTGGCTGATGTATCTGTTTTTATTGGTCTGGGGTGCTGATAGCGGGGCATACTTTGTTGGGCGTAAACTGGGTAAACGTAAACTTGCACCTGAGGTGAGTCCAAATAAATCGTTGGAAGGTCTCTATGGTGGTGTGATTACGGCCATGATCATCGTGGTCGCTGTCGAAATCCGCTATTTAGACTTAACATACGCACAACATTTATTATTTCTTATTTTATCTGTGGTGACTGTATTTAGTTCGGTACTCGGCGATTTGTTTGAGTCCATGATTAAACGTCGTGCTGGGATTAAAGACTCGGGTCGTATTTTGCCAGGGCATGGTGGGGTATTGGATCGTATTGACTCGCTACTGGCTGCTGCACCTATCTTTGCTGCGGGTGTATATGTGTTAAAACTTATTGGCGTAGATTTGTAA
- the ispC gene encoding 1-deoxy-D-xylulose-5-phosphate reductoisomerase, which produces MSQSVCILGVTGSIGQSTLKILQQHAERYSVFAVTAHSRMQELVDICQQFQPKIAVVPQAKVDELRQLLVAVNLQDIEILADEAGLIAVAEHPEVDVVMAAIVGAAGLMPTLAAVKAGKRVLLANKEALVMSGDIMMQAAHDHQARLLPVDSEHNAIFQCLPQTYLQIERHGKPKLGVSSILLTASGGPFLKHSLDELHNVTPAQACKHPNWSMGQKISVDSATLMNKGLELIEACHLFSIEEHFVTVVVHPQSIIHSMVQYVDGSTLAQMGNPDMCTPIAHALAWPERIETHVPSLDLFKNHQLDFQAPDTHRFPALSLARQAMKTGGTAPAILNAANEIAVSAFLNQQVGFMQIPAIVEHTLNTIPHQAATQLDVILEADRNARHVAQQYVVNIGI; this is translated from the coding sequence ATGTCTCAATCTGTTTGTATTTTGGGTGTTACTGGTTCGATTGGACAGAGCACCTTAAAAATATTGCAACAACATGCTGAACGCTATTCTGTGTTTGCTGTTACGGCACATAGTCGGATGCAAGAGCTTGTTGATATTTGTCAGCAGTTTCAACCGAAAATTGCAGTTGTACCTCAAGCGAAAGTAGATGAGTTGCGTCAGCTTTTAGTTGCAGTTAATTTACAGGATATTGAAATTCTAGCTGATGAAGCGGGATTGATTGCAGTTGCTGAGCATCCGGAAGTGGATGTTGTAATGGCGGCCATTGTAGGTGCTGCAGGTTTAATGCCGACGTTAGCTGCGGTAAAAGCAGGAAAGCGAGTTCTTTTGGCAAATAAAGAAGCGCTGGTGATGTCGGGTGACATCATGATGCAAGCTGCTCATGATCATCAGGCTCGTTTACTTCCAGTAGATTCTGAACATAATGCAATCTTTCAATGCTTGCCTCAGACCTATTTACAAATTGAGCGTCACGGAAAGCCGAAACTTGGAGTTTCTAGTATTCTTTTGACCGCATCAGGTGGGCCATTTCTAAAACATAGCTTAGATGAATTACATAATGTAACGCCTGCGCAGGCGTGTAAGCATCCTAATTGGTCCATGGGACAGAAAATCTCGGTTGATTCGGCGACTCTCATGAATAAAGGGTTAGAGCTAATTGAAGCTTGTCATCTTTTTTCAATCGAAGAACATTTTGTTACAGTAGTTGTGCATCCGCAGAGTATTATTCATTCCATGGTGCAATATGTGGATGGTTCAACTTTGGCACAAATGGGAAATCCTGATATGTGTACGCCGATTGCACATGCGTTGGCATGGCCTGAGCGTATTGAAACGCATGTTCCATCTTTAGATTTATTTAAAAATCATCAGTTGGATTTTCAAGCGCCTGATACGCATCGGTTCCCTGCATTAAGCTTGGCACGTCAAGCGATGAAAACTGGAGGTACAGCTCCTGCTATTTTAAATGCAGCCAATGAAATTGCGGTTTCTGCATTTTTAAATCAACAGGTGGGGTTTATGCAGATTCCTGCTATTGTTGAACACACTTTGAATACCATCCCACATCAAGCAGCAACACAACTTGATGTTATTTTAGAAGCCGATCGAAACGCACGTCATGTTGCTCAGCAATATGTGGTGAATATAGGAATTTAA
- the rseP gene encoding RIP metalloprotease RseP, whose amino-acid sequence MSALFMIVAAILLLGPLIAIHEFGHYFVARKLGVKVLVYSIGFGPTVLKWTSKKSGIQYQLSALPLGGYVKMLDEREGDVAEEDAPKAFNRQSPWKRIAIVAAGPLINLAFAILLFWILFLPAQEQLNTRVGKVLPNTPAAQVQMQVGDKITAVDGLTTPTWEKLNFALVDRVGETGSIQIQAERAGQVKTFSLPIQNFLKDQTQSPLDVLGFTPYRPKIPAVVTKLSEDGAAIRQGIQQGDKIVAIDGIKMNDWFDVVQVVQASPEKLLKIDVLRQNQLVQLEVMPQGKRDNMGKVSGVLGVQSDPGKISIPTEYKQTIQYNPAEAFMMAVDKTGQLSSMILNSIVKMVRGLIGLDNLSGPITIAKVAGQSAEMGWQTFISFMALMSVSLGILNLLPIPMLDGGHLVYYFIELIRGKPVSEQIQLVGLKIGMVLLGSMMLLALFNDFMRL is encoded by the coding sequence ATGAGCGCCTTGTTTATGATTGTTGCGGCAATTTTGCTTTTAGGCCCACTTATTGCAATACATGAGTTTGGGCACTATTTTGTTGCGCGTAAATTGGGCGTAAAAGTTTTAGTTTATTCCATTGGTTTTGGACCAACAGTTTTAAAGTGGACCTCTAAAAAGTCAGGTATTCAATATCAGCTTTCGGCATTACCCTTGGGGGGTTATGTCAAAATGCTGGATGAGCGTGAAGGTGATGTTGCTGAAGAGGATGCACCCAAAGCATTTAATCGTCAGTCACCTTGGAAGCGTATCGCAATTGTTGCAGCTGGCCCATTGATTAACTTAGCATTCGCCATTTTGCTGTTTTGGATTTTGTTTTTGCCTGCGCAAGAGCAGTTGAATACACGTGTGGGTAAAGTGCTACCTAATACACCTGCGGCACAAGTTCAAATGCAAGTGGGCGATAAAATTACCGCTGTTGATGGTTTAACAACACCGACTTGGGAGAAGTTGAATTTTGCCTTAGTTGATCGTGTGGGCGAAACGGGATCAATCCAAATTCAGGCTGAACGTGCGGGACAAGTTAAGACATTTAGTTTGCCTATTCAAAACTTCTTGAAAGATCAAACACAGTCTCCGCTTGATGTTCTGGGTTTTACGCCTTATCGACCAAAAATTCCTGCGGTCGTGACTAAGTTGAGCGAAGATGGTGCAGCCATTCGTCAGGGTATTCAACAAGGTGACAAAATTGTCGCGATTGATGGCATCAAGATGAATGATTGGTTTGATGTGGTTCAAGTGGTTCAAGCCTCACCTGAGAAATTGTTAAAAATTGATGTGCTTCGTCAAAATCAATTGGTACAACTTGAAGTGATGCCGCAGGGTAAACGCGATAATATGGGCAAGGTTTCTGGAGTCTTAGGTGTACAAAGTGACCCTGGGAAAATCAGTATTCCTACAGAGTATAAACAAACAATACAATATAATCCTGCCGAAGCCTTCATGATGGCGGTAGATAAAACTGGTCAACTGTCGAGTATGATTTTGAACTCGATTGTGAAAATGGTGCGCGGTTTGATTGGTCTAGATAACTTGTCAGGTCCGATCACGATTGCCAAAGTCGCAGGACAAAGTGCGGAAATGGGTTGGCAAACGTTTATCTCATTTATGGCACTGATGAGTGTAAGTTTAGGGATATTAAATTTATTGCCTATCCCTATGCTTGATGGTGGACATTTGGTCTATTATTTTATAGAACTTATACGTGGTAAACCTGTTTCTGAACAAATACAATTGGTTGGTTTAAAAATTGGTATGGTATTGCTCGGAAGTATGATGCTTTTGGCACTATTCAATGATTTTATGCGTTTGTAA
- the bamA gene encoding outer membrane protein assembly factor BamA, translating into MQHTHLFMPLALISAMATVQQVYAAEDYIVRDIKVDGLVRLTPANVYGMIPLNSGDRVSDAALANAIRSLYATGLFDDIKTEKQGDTLVFKVVERPLISKVEFKGNKLIPKEALEEGLKKMGITEGEVLKKSALQTVESELEQQYMQQGRYDADVKVVTTAKPNNRVDLTIEFVEGKAAKVVDINIIGNTVFKESEIEQAFAVKESGWTSIISRNDRYAREKMAASLESLRALYLNKGYINFNINHSSLNLSEDKKNIFVEVSVDEGEQFKFGETKFLGDALYTPAELKALQIYKDGDIYSQEKVNAVKQLLLRKYGNAGYYYAEVNVVPQIDKETHLVDLNYYVNPGQQVTVRRINFTGNTKTADEVLRREMRQMEGALASNEKIDLSKVRLERTGFFKTVDIKPARVPNTADQVDLNINVEEQQSGTSTLAVGFSQSGGITFQAGLSQTNFMGTGNSVAIDLSRSETQDYYNLSVTDPYFTIDGVRRGYNMYYRKTKLDEDYNVNNYVTDSFGGGINFGYPIDENQSISAGLNIDQTEVTTGPYVSTYVRDYLLANGGKATGSKGSYCPDANWDETTSECSATESFDNEFKGDFLTYNLNLGWSYNTLNRPVFPTSGMSHRVNGEIALPGSDVEYQKLTYDAQAYFPLGKDFVLRGYGKLGYGNDLPFYKNFYAGGFGSVRGYDNSTLGPKYPGVTYSESDKVDYDPEEVGGNALIQFGTELALPLPFKGDWTRQVRPVLFAEGAQVFDTQCNVSSSTIYVDGVDVDSKQYCKDNFGFELDNMRYSVGVGFTWITMIGPLSLSYAYPLNDKDGDETKNIQFEIGRTF; encoded by the coding sequence ATGCAGCACACACATTTATTTATGCCTTTGGCGCTCATCAGTGCTATGGCAACAGTACAACAAGTATATGCAGCAGAAGATTATATAGTACGTGATATTAAGGTTGATGGACTTGTTCGTTTAACGCCAGCAAATGTCTATGGAATGATTCCGTTGAACAGTGGAGATCGTGTCAGCGATGCAGCACTAGCCAATGCCATTCGTAGTTTATATGCAACAGGTTTGTTTGATGACATTAAAACAGAAAAGCAGGGTGATACGCTGGTTTTTAAAGTTGTCGAACGTCCACTAATTTCTAAAGTTGAATTTAAAGGTAATAAACTCATTCCGAAAGAGGCCTTGGAAGAAGGCCTGAAGAAGATGGGGATTACGGAAGGTGAAGTGCTGAAAAAATCAGCGCTACAAACGGTTGAGTCTGAGCTTGAACAACAGTACATGCAGCAAGGTCGTTATGATGCTGATGTCAAAGTTGTGACAACAGCGAAGCCGAATAACCGTGTAGACCTCACTATTGAGTTTGTTGAAGGTAAGGCTGCAAAAGTTGTAGATATCAATATTATTGGTAATACAGTATTTAAAGAAAGCGAAATTGAACAAGCGTTTGCGGTAAAAGAAAGTGGTTGGACATCCATTATTTCACGTAATGACCGTTATGCACGTGAAAAGATGGCTGCAAGCTTAGAGTCTTTACGTGCACTTTATTTAAACAAAGGCTATATCAACTTTAATATCAATCATTCAAGCTTAAATTTAAGTGAAGATAAAAAGAATATTTTTGTTGAAGTTTCAGTGGACGAAGGCGAACAGTTTAAATTTGGCGAAACCAAATTTTTGGGCGATGCTTTATACACGCCAGCGGAGTTGAAAGCTTTACAAATTTATAAAGATGGCGATATCTATTCACAAGAAAAAGTGAATGCAGTTAAACAGTTACTTCTACGCAAATACGGTAATGCAGGTTATTACTATGCAGAAGTAAACGTTGTGCCTCAGATTGATAAAGAAACTCATCTGGTCGACTTAAATTATTATGTTAATCCAGGTCAACAAGTCACTGTGCGTCGTATTAACTTTACCGGCAACACGAAAACTGCGGATGAAGTATTACGTCGTGAAATGCGCCAAATGGAAGGTGCTCTCGCAAGTAATGAGAAAATTGATTTATCGAAAGTTCGTTTGGAGCGCACAGGTTTCTTTAAAACTGTAGATATCAAACCTGCACGTGTTCCGAACACAGCAGACCAAGTTGATCTAAATATTAATGTTGAAGAGCAGCAATCAGGTACTAGTACTTTAGCAGTTGGTTTCTCGCAAAGTGGTGGTATAACCTTCCAAGCGGGTTTAAGTCAAACCAATTTCATGGGTACAGGTAACTCTGTTGCTATTGATTTATCACGCTCAGAGACACAAGATTACTACAACTTAAGTGTGACGGATCCGTACTTTACGATTGATGGCGTACGTCGCGGTTATAACATGTACTACCGTAAAACTAAGTTGGATGAAGACTATAACGTCAACAATTATGTGACGGATAGTTTTGGTGGTGGTATTAATTTTGGTTATCCAATTGATGAAAATCAAAGCATTAGTGCGGGTTTAAACATTGACCAAACTGAAGTAACCACAGGTCCGTATGTATCGACCTATGTGCGCGACTATCTATTGGCAAATGGTGGGAAGGCAACGGGTAGTAAAGGATCATATTGTCCAGATGCGAATTGGGATGAAACAACTAGTGAATGTTCTGCAACAGAGTCATTTGATAATGAGTTTAAGGGTGATTTCTTAACTTATAACTTAAACTTAGGTTGGTCATATAATACCTTAAACCGTCCAGTGTTCCCTACATCTGGTATGTCGCATCGTGTAAATGGTGAAATTGCATTGCCTGGCAGTGATGTTGAATATCAAAAGCTGACATATGATGCTCAAGCTTATTTCCCATTAGGCAAAGACTTTGTACTTCGTGGCTATGGTAAGTTGGGATATGGTAATGATTTACCATTCTATAAAAACTTCTATGCAGGTGGTTTTGGTTCGGTGCGTGGTTATGATAACAGTACTTTAGGTCCAAAGTATCCAGGCGTAACGTACAGTGAATCTGATAAGGTTGATTACGATCCTGAAGAAGTCGGTGGTAATGCGCTGATTCAATTTGGTACAGAATTAGCTTTGCCTTTACCATTTAAAGGAGATTGGACACGCCAAGTGCGTCCAGTGCTGTTTGCTGAGGGTGCACAAGTGTTTGATACTCAATGTAATGTGTCGAGTTCAACCATTTATGTGGATGGTGTTGACGTAGACTCTAAGCAATACTGTAAAGACAACTTCGGCTTTGAACTTGATAACATGCGCTATAGTGTGGGCGTTGGCTTTACTTGGATTACCATGATTGGTCCATTGTCTCTCAGCTATGCATACCCATTGAATGATAAAGATGGCGACGAAACAAAGAACATTCAATTTGAAATCGGTCGTACCTTCTAA
- a CDS encoding OmpH family outer membrane protein → MKKLLTALTLTALTSTVVNAAGYGVVDLERVVENSTYLKQQNSSFQQKIQPQSTKLDQLSKELQDLQQRLQTGDKLSAVDKQKMLTQYQTKMNEFNTLQQTMQSSVQSSIQQVRTVFDGRVKQVAEQLRKENQLDVVLNKNSALAYDAKYDLTDKMIQKVNAIK, encoded by the coding sequence ATGAAAAAACTTCTTACTGCTTTAACACTTACAGCACTAACCTCTACAGTGGTGAATGCTGCTGGCTATGGTGTGGTGGATCTTGAGCGTGTTGTTGAAAATAGTACCTATTTAAAACAACAAAATTCGAGTTTCCAACAGAAAATTCAACCGCAAAGCACGAAGCTTGATCAGCTTAGTAAAGAGCTTCAAGACTTACAACAGCGCTTACAAACAGGTGATAAGCTGAGTGCTGTGGATAAGCAAAAAATGCTGACTCAGTACCAAACCAAAATGAACGAGTTCAATACCTTGCAACAAACCATGCAAAGCAGTGTGCAAAGTTCTATTCAGCAAGTACGTACTGTATTTGATGGTCGTGTGAAGCAAGTTGCTGAACAATTGCGTAAAGAAAATCAATTAGATGTTGTTTTGAATAAAAACTCAGCACTTGCCTATGACGCTAAGTATGATTTAACTGATAAAATGATTCAAAAGGTTAATGCAATTAAGTAA
- the lpxD gene encoding UDP-3-O-(3-hydroxymyristoyl)glucosamine N-acyltransferase encodes MNPQQYRLEDLARLVQGECVGQADLILKGLASLDSAESRHLAFVNGEKYLEQAQQSKAGAFIVTAELKNLLIEHQNFIVVANPYLAFAILTHAFEVKHTEKGIESTAQIHPSAIISDTAYVGHYVVIGENCVVGDDTIIHSHVSIHDGVEIGRSGLIESHVNLMSCKIGDRVRIHANTVIGSEGFGFAPYQGKWHRIAQLGSVIIGNDVRIGSNCSIDRGALDDTVLEDGVIIDNLVQIAHNVKIGANSAFAANTAIAGSTTIGKNCIVGGGSAIAGHLNIVDGVTLTGMSMVTNNISVAGTYSSGIGLFENQKWKRTVVRLRQLADVPLTQLVKKLDHMQAQIESLESTIKLRK; translated from the coding sequence ATGAATCCTCAACAGTACCGCTTAGAAGATCTTGCTCGTCTAGTCCAGGGGGAGTGTGTAGGTCAAGCTGATTTAATCCTTAAGGGATTAGCAAGTCTAGATTCGGCTGAATCTAGACATCTCGCATTTGTAAATGGTGAAAAATACTTAGAGCAAGCACAGCAGTCTAAAGCTGGAGCATTCATTGTTACAGCAGAGCTGAAGAATCTTTTAATTGAACATCAAAACTTTATTGTTGTTGCCAATCCTTATTTAGCCTTTGCCATTTTAACCCATGCTTTTGAGGTTAAACACACTGAGAAGGGCATTGAAAGCACTGCACAGATACATCCATCAGCAATCATCTCAGATACTGCTTATGTTGGTCATTATGTGGTCATAGGTGAAAATTGCGTTGTTGGTGATGACACGATTATCCATTCACATGTCAGCATACATGATGGTGTTGAAATTGGTCGCAGCGGTTTAATTGAATCGCATGTAAATCTGATGTCATGCAAAATTGGTGATCGTGTCCGTATTCATGCCAATACTGTGATTGGTAGTGAAGGTTTTGGTTTTGCACCTTATCAAGGGAAATGGCATCGTATTGCTCAATTGGGTTCGGTCATCATTGGAAATGATGTACGAATTGGTTCAAATTGTAGTATTGATCGCGGCGCATTAGATGACACAGTTTTGGAAGATGGTGTCATTATTGATAACCTTGTGCAAATCGCCCATAACGTTAAAATTGGTGCCAATTCAGCTTTTGCCGCTAATACTGCAATAGCGGGTAGCACAACAATTGGCAAAAATTGCATCGTAGGTGGTGGGTCTGCAATTGCAGGGCATCTAAATATTGTTGATGGCGTCACTTTAACTGGAATGTCAATGGTCACAAATAATATTTCTGTGGCTGGAACGTATTCTTCAGGAATTGGACTGTTTGAAAATCAAAAGTGGAAACGCACCGTTGTTCGTTTAAGACAATTAGCAGATGTGCCATTGACCCAATTGGTAAAAAAACTTGATCATATGCAGGCTCAAATCGAGTCCCTTGAATCAACAATTAAATTGCGTAAATAG
- the fabZ gene encoding 3-hydroxyacyl-ACP dehydratase FabZ yields MTESNSTSFTKPELPMTIQTIREYLPHRYPFLLVDRVVDVTENGIVAYKNVSINEEFLQGHFPNYPIMPGVLIVEALAQVSGILGFIMNNEKPSEGSLFLFAGAEKVRFKKQVVAGDQLVLKSELVMQKRGIYKYNCIATVDGVVAASAEIMVSHQKIEQS; encoded by the coding sequence ATGACTGAGTCGAATTCTACTAGTTTCACGAAACCTGAATTGCCAATGACAATTCAAACTATTCGTGAGTACTTACCACACCGCTATCCTTTTTTATTGGTCGATCGTGTTGTTGATGTGACTGAAAATGGAATTGTGGCGTATAAAAATGTGTCTATTAATGAAGAGTTTCTTCAAGGCCATTTCCCTAATTATCCAATTATGCCTGGTGTTTTGATTGTCGAAGCATTAGCGCAAGTTTCAGGTATTCTTGGTTTCATCATGAATAATGAGAAACCAAGTGAAGGTTCTTTGTTCTTGTTCGCAGGTGCAGAGAAAGTTCGCTTTAAAAAGCAAGTCGTTGCAGGTGACCAATTGGTGTTAAAATCAGAATTGGTCATGCAGAAACGTGGTATTTACAAATATAATTGTATTGCCACCGTTGACGGTGTAGTAGCAGCATCTGCGGAAATTATGGTTTCGCATCAGAAAATAGAGCAATCATGA
- the lpxA gene encoding acyl-ACP--UDP-N-acetylglucosamine O-acyltransferase: protein MSNNEFIHPTAIIDASAVIAADAKIGPYCIIGPNVTIGAGTQLHSHVVVGGYTRIGEHNEIFQFASVGEVCQDLKYAGEETWLEIGDHNKIREHCSLHRGTVQDHGITKIGSHNLLMVNTHIAHDCVVGDHNIFANNVGVAGHVHVGDYVIVGGNSGIHQFCKIDSYSMIGGASLIVKDVPAYVMVSGNPAHAFAMNVEGMRRKGWSKNVIQGLRTAFKLIYKEGLTTEQALERIRAEILPEVSEVQLLIDSLEQSERGIVR, encoded by the coding sequence ATGAGCAATAACGAATTTATTCACCCAACAGCAATCATCGATGCATCTGCCGTGATTGCAGCAGATGCAAAGATTGGACCATATTGTATTATTGGTCCAAATGTCACTATTGGAGCGGGAACGCAGTTACATTCGCACGTAGTGGTCGGTGGTTATACGCGTATTGGAGAACACAATGAAATTTTCCAATTCGCAAGCGTAGGTGAGGTCTGCCAAGATTTAAAATATGCAGGTGAAGAGACCTGGTTAGAAATTGGTGACCATAATAAAATTCGTGAACATTGTAGTTTACACCGTGGTACAGTTCAGGATCACGGTATAACCAAGATTGGTAGCCATAATTTATTGATGGTGAATACGCATATTGCGCACGACTGCGTGGTCGGTGATCATAATATTTTTGCAAATAATGTCGGCGTGGCTGGCCATGTTCACGTAGGTGACTATGTGATTGTCGGCGGTAACTCGGGTATACACCAATTCTGTAAGATTGATTCTTATAGCATGATTGGTGGTGCATCATTGATTGTGAAAGATGTACCTGCTTATGTGATGGTTTCTGGTAATCCTGCACATGCTTTTGCGATGAATGTTGAAGGCATGCGTCGTAAAGGTTGGTCTAAAAATGTGATTCAAGGTTTACGTACTGCATTTAAACTGATCTATAAAGAGGGGTTAACGACAGAGCAGGCTTTAGAACGTATCCGTGCAGAAATTTTGCCTGAAGTTTCTGAGGTACAACTGCTCATTGACTCGTTAGAACAGTCAGAGCGCGGCATTGTACGTTAA
- a CDS encoding YbgF trimerization domain-containing protein, whose amino-acid sequence MMLKKHSLCALTILCTTPVFANIPIESRGLSQTTNNIVNPTSVAVDTGANATATNINWQIMQKNQQLENDLRSLRGKLEEQDNEIAQLKHELENRYADLDQRLELLQQKVDPEASTTTEENQQDTPPSNTTTTNASSNTTTAAVNKTPVAVSTQNTSEPSELEKAAYTVALDAYKQGGAKKAIAPMQNFIKNNPNSVYISNAYFWLAEFNLAIEPTNYAEAKKNYGIVANQYPNSSRAPRAVYQLYNIAKEVDKNTTQANQYKTKLLKQYPKSEEASFFKK is encoded by the coding sequence ATGATGCTAAAGAAGCATAGCCTATGTGCCCTCACCATACTTTGCACAACGCCTGTTTTCGCCAACATTCCAATTGAATCTCGCGGCTTAAGCCAAACAACGAACAATATTGTCAATCCAACCAGCGTCGCAGTAGACACGGGTGCGAATGCAACAGCGACCAATATTAATTGGCAAATTATGCAAAAGAACCAACAATTAGAAAATGATTTGCGTAGCTTACGTGGCAAACTCGAAGAACAAGACAACGAAATCGCTCAACTCAAACATGAGTTGGAAAACCGCTATGCTGACCTAGATCAACGCTTAGAGTTACTTCAACAAAAAGTAGACCCTGAAGCGAGTACTACAACGGAGGAAAACCAACAGGATACTCCTCCCAGTAACACCACAACCACCAACGCCAGTAGTAACACGACCACAGCTGCAGTAAATAAAACACCTGTAGCTGTCAGCACCCAAAACACATCTGAGCCATCTGAGCTAGAAAAAGCCGCATATACTGTCGCATTGGATGCTTATAAGCAAGGTGGTGCTAAGAAAGCGATTGCACCCATGCAAAACTTTATTAAAAACAACCCCAATAGTGTTTACATCAGCAATGCATATTTCTGGTTAGCTGAATTTAATTTAGCGATTGAACCCACCAACTATGCAGAAGCGAAAAAAAACTACGGTATTGTAGCAAACCAATATCCCAACTCTTCGCGCGCCCCTCGCGCCGTTTATCAACTCTACAATATTGCCAAAGAAGTGGATAAAAACACGACTCAGGCCAATCAATACAAAACCAAACTCCTTAAGCAATATCCCAAGTCTGAAGAAGCCTCTTTCTTTAAAAAATAA
- a CDS encoding regulatory protein RecX: MPNSKFPKLLDYDALKQQFGEEDSPAPQYDHTQVTQVTDNALDFDGENQPKPTGLTGSRLRSYAFAVLTRKEYSKAELIEKLATWAMHHEEVITLVEELSAQNYQSDQRVAEIMLSSQKRKGKGPNRIKMALKTKKIDTGLILEELKETDWVEQAYQLKIKKYGTEVTTDPKLKAKQIRFLMYRGFEMDAIMKAISRVDD; the protein is encoded by the coding sequence ATGCCTAATTCAAAATTCCCCAAACTTCTTGACTATGACGCTCTCAAACAACAATTTGGTGAGGAAGACTCTCCTGCCCCTCAATACGATCACACGCAAGTAACACAAGTAACTGATAATGCTTTAGATTTTGATGGAGAGAATCAACCAAAACCCACAGGTTTAACAGGTTCTCGTCTACGTTCTTATGCCTTTGCTGTACTTACACGTAAGGAATATTCAAAAGCAGAATTGATTGAGAAACTGGCTACATGGGCGATGCATCATGAAGAAGTAATTACACTGGTTGAAGAACTTTCAGCACAAAACTATCAGAGTGATCAACGTGTGGCTGAGATCATGCTCTCGAGCCAAAAGCGTAAAGGCAAAGGCCCTAATCGCATTAAAATGGCGCTAAAAACCAAAAAAATTGATACTGGTTTAATTTTAGAAGAACTAAAAGAAACGGATTGGGTCGAACAAGCCTATCAACTTAAAATTAAGAAGTATGGAACTGAAGTCACAACAGATCCAAAACTAAAAGCTAAGCAAATCCGTTTTTTAATGTATCGTGGCTTTGAAATGGACGCCATTATGAAAGCGATTAGCAGGGTTGATGACTAG